From one Macaca nemestrina isolate mMacNem1 chromosome 5, mMacNem.hap1, whole genome shotgun sequence genomic stretch:
- the LOC105482536 gene encoding small ribosomal subunit protein uS12-like yields the protein MLAASGRGGRTGIWRKGEKQVTLSCAHSINGRLLCARPCTSCTSWGHGGEKENLQNFECRPHLGTALKASPFGGASHAKGIVLEKVGVEAKQPNSAIRKCVRVQLIKNGKKITAFVPNDVCLNFIEENDEVLVAGFGRKGHTVGDIPGVRFKVVKVANVSLLALYKGKKERPRS from the coding sequence ATGCTGGCTGCCTCGGGCAGAGGCGGAAGAACAGGGATTTGGAGGAAGGGGGAGAAACAGGTGACATTATCATGCGCTCATTCAATAAATGGacgcctgctgtgtgccaggccctgtactAGTTGTACTAGTTGGGGCCACGgcggtgaaaaagaaaacctacaaaatTTTGAGTGCCGCCCCCATTTGGGCACAGCCCTGAAGGCCAGCCCTTTTGGAGGTGCTTCTCATGCAAAAGGAATAGTCCTGGAAAAAGTAGGAGTTGAAGCCAAACAGCCAAATTCTGCCATTAGGAAGTGTGTCAGGGTCCAGCTGATCAAGAATGGCAAGAAAATCACAGCCTTTGTACCCAACGACGTTTGCTTGAACTTTATTGAGGAAAACGATGAAGTTCTGGTTGCTGGATTTGGTCGCAAAGGTCATACTGTTGGTGATATTCCTGGAGTCCGCTTTAAGGTTGTCAAAGTAGCCAATGTGTCTCTTCTGGCCCTATACAAAGGCAAGAAGGAAAGACCAAGATCATAA